A genomic segment from Glycine soja cultivar W05 chromosome 18, ASM419377v2, whole genome shotgun sequence encodes:
- the LOC114397528 gene encoding zonadhesin-like, producing MNRSFRAQESQMLAALKQREQQFGGLRASVMKEKEEELALFLEMKKREKERNDLLLNSSEEFDAPLGSNGGANPIFNISSSTPAPVRKTGVDDFLNSENDKNDYDWLLTPPGTPLFPSLEMESRKTVMSQLGTPTTRPVALKSRLANHQSEPAGRTNLVSKQPTSSPGLSSSSGGTRRPSSSGGPGSRPATPTGRPTLTTSSKSSRPSTPTLTAASKSSRSATPTRSMVTSKTTTSTIKPAVSATKHLASATKTPVPATKPAIPSRSSTPLSRSAARSSTPTSRPTLPPSRPTSRATTPTRRPSLSSNEPSIYASSVKASSSPKPASVTSRQPTPVTVRKQAPVNSRQPASPSRGTSPTVRSRPWKPSEMPGFSLDAPPNLRTTLPDRPLSATRGRPGAPTSRSSSVEPSSSGRPRRQSCSPSRGRASNGSVHISGNSMPAVSRGHSKVNDNVSPVVMGTKMVERVINMRKLVPPMIEDKNSPRSNLSGKSASSPDSSGFGRTLSKKSLDMAIRHMDIRRTIPGNLRPLMTNIPASSLYSVRSGSHHGRTISVSGSPHATSSNASSELSVNQNGICLDSSEVDDDIGSERCGQSPASVRGR from the exons ATGAATCGGAGTTTCAGGGCTCAGGAATCGCAAATGCTCGCTGCTTTAAAGCAGAGGGAGCAGCAATTTGGGGGTTTGAGGGCTTCCGTGAtgaaggagaaggaggaggaactCGCATTGTTTCTGGAGATGAAGAAGCGCGAGAAAGAGCGCAATGACCTTCTTCTTAACAGCTCCGAGGAGTTCGATGCACCTCTCG GGTCAAATGGGGGTGCTAATCCCATTTTTAACATTTCGTCTTCTACGCCGGCTCCTGTACGGAAGACTGGCGTTGATGATTTTCTCAATTCAGAAAATGATAAGAATGACTATGACTG GCTTCTAACGCCTCCTGGTactcctctttttccttctttggaAATGGAAAGTCGAAAGACTGTTATGAGTCAGCTTGGTACTCCAACCACACGTCCTGTAGCATTAAAATCCAGG TTGGCAAATCATCAATCAGAGCCTGCTGGGAGGACTAATTTAGTATCTAAACAACCTACTTCCTCTCCTGGGTTGAGCTCTTCAAGTGGTGGGACTAGGAGGCCTTCATCATCAGGGGGTCCAGGATCACGACCTGCAACACCTACTGGACGTCCTACATTGACTAcatcttcaaaatcatcaaGACCTTCAACACCTACATTAACTGCAGCTTCGAAATCATCACGATCTGCAACTCCTACTAGGTCCATGGTAACATCCAAGACCACAACTTCCACAATCAAACCGGCAGTTTCTGCTACTAAGCATTTGGCTTCTGCCACTAAGACTCCGGTCCCTGCAACTAAACCAGCAATTCCATCAAGATCCTCTACACCTTTGTCAAGATCTGCTGCAAGATCTTCAACTCCAACTAGCAGGCCTACTTTACCTCCTTCCAGGCCCACATCAAGAGCAACTACTCCAACCCGGCGACCGTCTTTATCATCGAATGAACCCAGTATATATGCTTCTTCAGTTAAAGCTTCTTCAAGCCCCAAGCCAGCTTCTGTGACATCAAGGCAGCCAACTCCTGTGACAGTAAGAAAGCAAGCTCCTGTGAACTCAAGGCAGCCAGCATCACCATCACGTGGCACTTCACCAACAGTGAGATCAAGACCATGGAAGCCATCTGAGATGCCAGGTTTTTCACTTGATGCCCCACCTAATTTGAGAACAACATTACCTGACAGGCCACTGTCAGCAACTAGGGGCAGGCCTGGAGCACCCACTTCCCGGTCTTCATCTGTCGAGCCTTCTTCTAGTGGAAGACCCAGGCGACAATCATGCTCACCTTCAAGAGGACGGGCTTCCAATGGCAGTGTTCATATCAGTGGAAACTCTATGCCGGCAGTTAGCCGGGGGCACTCCAAAGTAAATGACAATGTCAGTCCCGTTGTAATGGGCACCAAAATGGTTGAGAGGGTAATAAATATGCGAAAACTAGTGCCTCCAATGATTGAAGACAAAAACTCTCCCCGTAGTAATCTGTCTGGCAAGTCAGCTTCATCTCCAGATAGCTCAGGTTTTGGAAGAACACTTTCAAAGAAGTCCTTGGATATGGCTATTAGGCATATG GATATACGGAGAACCATTCCTGGCAATTTACGGCCTTTGATGACAAATATTCCAGCATCTTCTTTGTATAGCGTGAGGTCTGGATCTCATCACGGCCGAACAATTAGTGTTTCAGGCTCTCCTCATGCCACAAGCAGTAATGCTAGTTCTGAACTGAGCGTAAACCAAAATGGCATTTGTTTAGATAGCAGTGAGGTAGATGATGATATTGGCAGTGAGAGATGTGGTCAATCCCCTGCCAGTGTACGGGGTAGGTAA
- the LOC114395966 gene encoding anthranilate synthase alpha subunit 1, chloroplastic-like: MLSATLPMSLTSAKAFSSRMVPFGHRLSPATLTGVSLSRSPLTLRCSPLSSTPSYVEEGAKFVEASKNGNLIPLCQCIFSDQLTPILAYRILVKEDDRESPSFLFESAEPSYHASSVGRYSVVGAQPTMEVVAKENKVTIIDHESGNLTEKIVDDPMMIPRKVSEGWKPYLINELPDAFCGGWAGYFSYDTVRYVEKKKLPFSNAPEDDRNLADIHLGLYENVIVFDHVEKKAYVILWVRVDRYSSAESAYKDGMERLEKLVAKLQDGQPPRLAPGSVDLHTHHFGPSLKKSSMTSEAYKEAVLQAKEHIKAGDIFQIVLSQRFERRTFADPFEIYRALRVVNPSPYMAYLQARGCILVASSPEILTRIKKNKIVNRPLAGTAKRGKTPEEDARLEAILLRDEKQCAEHVMLVDLGRNDVGKVAKSGSVKVEKLMNIERYSHVMHISSTVTGELQDHLTSWDALRAALPVGTVSGAPKVKAMELIDELEVKRRGPYSGGFGYISFLGEMDIALALRTMVFPTGTRYDTMYSYKDVDQRHEWIAYLQAGAGIVADSVPDDEHQECQNKAAGLARAIDLAEAAFVDK, translated from the exons ATGCTTTCTGCAACACTTCCAATGTCCCTTACGTCTGCAAAGGCCTTCTCCAGCCGCATGGTTCCTTTCGGCCACCGTCTCTCTCCGGCGACACTCACCGGCGTTTCACTCTCACGCTCTCCTCTCACGTTGAGGTGCTCTCCACTCTCAAGCACCCCTTCCTATG TTGAGGAAGGAGCAAAGTTTGTAGAGGCTTCAAAGAATGGGAACTTGATTCCTCTTTGTCAGTGCATATTCTCTGACCAGCTTACTCCTATCCTTGCTTACCGGATTTTGGTTAAGGAAGACGATCGGGAATCTCCAAGCTTTCTTTTTGAGTCTGCAGAGCCTAGTTATCATGCTTCGAGTGTC GGGCGCTATAGTGTTGTAGGAGCTCAACCTACAATGGAGGTTGTGGCGAAAGAAAATAAGGTTACAATAATTGACCATGAATCTGGGAATTTAACTGAGAAAATTGTTGATGATCCTATGATGATTCCCAGAAAAGTCTCAGAGGGTTGGAAACCCTATCTCATTAATGAGCTTCCAGATGCATTCTGTG GTGGTTGGGCAGGTTATTTCTCATATGACACTGTTCGTTATgtggaaaagaaaaagctacCATTTTCAAATGCTCCAGAGGATGACAGGAACCTTGCTGACATACATCTGGGCCTCTATGAGAATGTGATTGTGTTTGATCATGTGGAAAAG AAAGCATATGTGATTCTTTGGGTGAGGGTTGATCGGTACTCCTCGGCTGAGAGTGCTTACAAGGATGGAATGGAAAGATTAGAAAAATTAGTGGCCAAATTACAAGATGGCCAACC CCCAAGGCTGGCTCCAGGTTCTGTGGATTTACATACTCATCATTTTGGTCCATCTTTAAAGAAGTCAAGCATGACAAGTGAAGCATACAAAGAGGCAGTCCTTCAGGCAAAAGAACATATTAAAGCAGGGGATATTTTCCAGATTGTATTAAGTCAGAGATTCGAACGAAGAACATTTGCTGATCCTTTTGAAATTTATAGAGCATTGAGAGTTGTTAACCCAAGTCCTTATATGGCCTATTTGCAG GCTAGGGGATGTATTCTGGTTGCTTCAAGTCCAGAGATTCTTACGCGTATAAAGAAG AACAAGATTGTGAACCGTCCCTTGGCTGGGACAGCTAAAAGGGGGAAAACACCTGAAGAAGATGCAAGGTTAGAAGCAATACTGCTGAGAGATGAAAAGCAGTGTGCAGAGCATGTCATGTTGGTTGATTTGGGACGCAATGATGTTGGAAAG GTTGCAAAAAGTGGTTCAGTTAAAGTGGAAAAGCTTATGAATATTGAGCGATATTCCCATGTCATGCACATAAGCTCAACG GTTACTGGAGAGTTGCAAGATCATTTGACTAGCTGGGATGCCCTGCGAGCTGCATTGCCTGTTGGAACTGTCAGTGGAGCGCCAAAG GTGAAGGCAATGGAGTTGATTGATGAATTGGAGGTTAAAAGGCGAGGACCTTATAGTGGAGGATTTGGATACATCTCTTTCCTTGGTGAGATGGACATTGCTCTTGCTCTTAGGACTATGGTGTTTCCAACAGGAACTAGGTATGACACAATGTACTCATACAAAGACGTCGACCAACGCCATGAGTGGATTGCTTACCTTCAAGCCGGAGCTGGTATAGTTGCTGACAGTGTCCCTGATGATGAGCACCAAGAGTGTCAAAACAAAGCTGCTGGTCTTGCTCGTGCCATTGATTTGGCTGAGGCAGCTTTTGTTGATAAATGA